The sequence below is a genomic window from Luteimonas sp. MC1825.
CCAGCACCGACTTGGCCGGGAGGTCCGCGGCGCGGCGCTGGAACGGCCCCAGGGTGCGGCGCAGCTTGATCGGGTACCACAGCGCGAAGACCCCCTGCGGGAACCGCCGCAGGCCTTCGCGGATCGCAGCCAGCGCGTCGTCGAATTCGGCGAGCTGGGTTTCGTAGGGCGGGTCGATCAGCACCAGCCCGCGGCCGATGCGCGCATCGCCGTCGCGCGGCGGCAGCAGCGAGCGCATCGTCGCGTAGCCGTCGGTGGGCAGCACGCGTACGCGGCGGTCGTGTTCGAAGCCTTCCGCCAGCACCGCGTACTCGGCTGGCTGGATCTCGCAACAGGCGATGCGGTCCTGCTCGCGCAGCGCATGCGCCAGCAGCCACGGAGAGCCCGGGTAGGCATCGTTGCCGTGCGCCTTGCGGCAGGCGCGCACCGCGGCCAGGTAGCGCGTGATCGCGGGCACGCGCGGGTCCTCGGCCAGCA
It includes:
- the rlmJ gene encoding 23S rRNA (adenine(2030)-N(6))-methyltransferase RlmJ, translating into MNYRHAFHAGNHADVLKHVVLLALCEALTAKPAPLFALDTHAGRGRYRLRADAALRTGEAEEGIERLLAEDPRVPAITRYLAAVRACRKAHGNDAYPGSPWLLAHALREQDRIACCEIQPAEYAVLAEGFEHDRRVRVLPTDGYATMRSLLPPRDGDARIGRGLVLIDPPYETQLAEFDDALAAIREGLRRFPQGVFALWYPIKLRRTLGPFQRRAADLPAKSVLVTELLVRPDDSPLRMNGSGLVVVNAPWKFDAALTPALAALAGAIGGKGASSRVQWLRGPE